One part of the Lentisphaera araneosa HTCC2155 genome encodes these proteins:
- the tsaE gene encoding tRNA (adenosine(37)-N6)-threonylcarbamoyltransferase complex ATPase subunit type 1 TsaE — translation MISHSEQETATIAADFAKRISAPNVITLCGDLGAGKSCFARAFLQSLGVKGAITSPTFSLVNLYQSESGVQLAHMDLYRLEDDEEAYQAGIEEILHDPNTISLVEWPERLSWMLPKDALAINISHQGETERKIDLPDMNS, via the coding sequence ATGATTTCTCATTCTGAACAAGAAACAGCGACGATTGCTGCGGACTTCGCAAAACGTATCTCGGCCCCCAATGTGATCACTCTTTGTGGTGACCTTGGTGCTGGAAAAAGCTGTTTTGCTCGCGCCTTCTTGCAATCTTTAGGAGTCAAAGGTGCTATCACTAGCCCCACATTTAGCTTAGTGAACCTCTATCAAAGTGAAAGTGGTGTGCAACTCGCGCACATGGATCTTTATCGCCTCGAAGATGACGAAGAGGCCTACCAGGCTGGCATTGAAGAAATCTTGCACGATCCGAATACGATCTCTCTCGTCGAGTGGCCCGAGCGCCTTTCTTGGATGCTCCCAAAAGATGCACTCGCCATCAACATTTCGCATCAGGGAGAGACTGAGCGCAAAATCGACCTCCCGGACATGAACTCATGA
- a CDS encoding O-antigen ligase family protein, giving the protein MTKNPSAFLTIESRLFSWIFALLLLLGFPLALLAPQGLAMESQWLLKWLGNEKLAYNAFQFKIPAIAIASYLSLALIISRMSFNKLRQHEKKGLIFAGIFTLLTLISAWLHKSGPFETLTVLAFVFIPLGISQLAQKHTLLPRFFGLYYFLNLIYYYLLSSPTGIAANKNWLIASLLATSPWAVTFLRQALYQAFRFLPKHFRNSTSTLLSFLFVWTCTLLSLNRLNSRAAWLAFGLVLAYLIFRGSSKAYKKILVFAFLVASIGGVIYAKKNFSTLTHNELRPTLWKGTAKMIESAPLLGRSGPGQFSNAFPNYRLAEQLMLPISAPNSSHPHNELLKLASEVGLPACLALLCFFLLILKVPGRKNASALHCVLVLSVCAMFDKLLIENATTLLFLFSMGLLIPVTKHKSTVKKTLAVRKALGFIIILFGSFIAINQTQASWFHRHGFNDQSAALVSFDAEQKKTYWQKSFASYAKAVTKDPNNTRYNYHALNAALMGLQDDAKATPYLSTMLKRAPNYINTNRLLAYYQELRYIKSSDPDKKAHALQLALKANAKELQINGARLSNISDGLLFALRHQNIPLAIQTQKLYKQQSLRLAQYLFQDELSETLQSWHKAIEQNQVEQALQLANSLHQIKGLNYIDPFYIGTAPKEFKQRQILDPKKFTQADFIYWRELIALRQDIGKENSHYLSYCQKKLKSIQIKEDLAYSSPHETLLKAKASRIALLSFFAQSATALGRPHLILEDSQGQAFIIIQDGLNSILINAKKTSVRSLPHQEIITMIRSQKFKTSFFSSPQAFFSANTYLFSLYNSQFKEQSISLNTPSLNWMISKQVLGKSNFPKIRTESFFHLTLKYKDF; this is encoded by the coding sequence ATGACAAAAAATCCATCGGCATTTTTGACCATAGAAAGTCGCTTATTCTCTTGGATTTTTGCGCTTTTATTACTCTTGGGTTTTCCTCTGGCCTTACTCGCACCACAAGGCTTGGCCATGGAATCTCAATGGCTTTTAAAGTGGCTCGGCAACGAGAAGCTCGCCTATAATGCTTTTCAGTTTAAAATTCCCGCTATTGCCATTGCTTCCTACTTGAGTTTGGCCCTGATCATCAGTCGGATGAGTTTTAATAAGCTTAGACAACACGAGAAAAAAGGACTCATTTTTGCGGGGATCTTCACCCTATTAACTTTGATTTCTGCTTGGCTTCACAAGTCAGGTCCCTTTGAAACACTCACGGTTTTAGCCTTTGTTTTTATCCCTCTCGGCATTTCGCAATTAGCACAAAAACACACTCTTTTACCACGCTTCTTTGGGCTTTATTACTTCCTCAATCTCATTTATTATTACTTACTCAGTTCTCCCACGGGAATTGCTGCAAATAAAAACTGGTTAATTGCCAGCTTACTCGCCACTAGTCCTTGGGCCGTAACTTTCTTACGCCAAGCACTCTACCAAGCCTTTAGATTTCTTCCAAAACACTTCCGAAATTCGACTTCAACACTGCTATCCTTCCTCTTCGTCTGGACTTGCACACTCCTGAGTTTAAATCGCTTAAATTCACGCGCGGCTTGGCTTGCTTTCGGACTTGTTTTAGCCTATCTCATTTTTCGCGGATCTAGCAAAGCTTACAAAAAAATCTTAGTCTTTGCTTTTCTTGTCGCATCAATTGGAGGAGTGATTTACGCCAAAAAGAACTTTTCTACTTTGACTCACAACGAACTGCGTCCAACCCTCTGGAAAGGCACAGCTAAAATGATTGAGAGTGCACCATTACTGGGCCGCTCGGGTCCTGGGCAATTCAGCAATGCTTTCCCCAATTACCGCTTAGCTGAGCAATTGATGTTGCCGATTTCCGCTCCAAACTCAAGTCACCCTCATAATGAACTCTTGAAACTTGCCAGCGAAGTCGGACTTCCCGCTTGCCTCGCTCTTCTGTGCTTTTTTCTCCTTATTCTAAAAGTTCCGGGTCGAAAAAATGCCTCAGCACTGCATTGCGTTCTTGTTCTGAGTGTCTGTGCCATGTTTGATAAACTCTTGATTGAAAATGCCACTACATTGCTCTTTCTCTTCAGCATGGGCTTGCTCATCCCCGTGACCAAGCATAAGTCCACAGTGAAGAAGACTCTTGCCGTTCGCAAGGCTTTGGGATTCATCATCATCTTATTTGGTTCTTTTATTGCCATCAATCAAACTCAAGCTTCTTGGTTTCATCGCCATGGCTTTAATGATCAAAGTGCGGCACTGGTGAGTTTTGATGCTGAACAGAAAAAAACTTATTGGCAGAAATCGTTTGCGTCTTACGCAAAAGCCGTGACCAAGGACCCCAATAATACCCGCTACAATTACCATGCGCTCAACGCCGCACTCATGGGCTTGCAGGACGATGCTAAAGCCACTCCCTACCTGAGCACCATGCTGAAACGCGCCCCCAACTATATCAACACCAATCGCCTTCTCGCTTATTACCAAGAGTTACGCTATATCAAATCAAGCGATCCCGACAAAAAAGCTCACGCGCTCCAATTAGCTCTCAAGGCCAATGCCAAGGAACTGCAGATTAATGGAGCTCGCTTGAGCAATATTAGTGATGGCTTGTTATTCGCTCTTCGTCATCAAAACATCCCCCTCGCGATTCAGACTCAAAAACTTTACAAACAACAATCTCTGCGCTTAGCGCAATACCTCTTCCAAGACGAACTCAGCGAAACACTTCAGTCATGGCACAAAGCTATCGAACAAAATCAAGTTGAGCAAGCCCTGCAACTCGCCAACTCACTTCATCAAATCAAAGGGCTCAATTATATCGACCCCTTCTATATTGGAACGGCTCCTAAAGAGTTTAAGCAAAGACAAATCCTCGATCCCAAAAAATTTACTCAGGCTGATTTTATTTATTGGCGGGAATTGATTGCCTTACGCCAAGATATCGGCAAGGAAAATTCTCATTACTTGAGCTACTGCCAAAAGAAACTTAAAAGCATTCAAATCAAAGAAGATCTCGCATACTCATCTCCCCATGAAACTTTGCTCAAGGCTAAGGCAAGTCGTATCGCACTCCTAAGCTTTTTTGCGCAAAGCGCAACGGCACTCGGTCGTCCTCATCTCATTCTCGAAGATTCACAAGGGCAAGCTTTCATCATCATTCAAGATGGACTTAATTCGATCCTCATTAACGCCAAAAAAACCAGTGTTCGCAGTCTTCCTCACCAAGAGATTATCACGATGATTCGTAGCCAAAAGTTCAAAACGAGCTTTTTCTCTTCCCCACAAGCCTTTTTCTCGGCGAATACCTACCTCTTTTCCCTTTACAACTCTCAATTTAAGGAGCAAAGTATAAGTCTCAATACTCCTTCACTCAACTGGATGATAAGTAAACAGGTTTTAGGTAAAAGTAATTTCCCAAAAATTCGTACGGAAAGCTTCTTTCATTTAACTCTAAAATACAAAGATTTTTAG
- the tsaB gene encoding tRNA (adenosine(37)-N6)-threonylcarbamoyltransferase complex dimerization subunit type 1 TsaB: MIALLDTSTDTAVFALIKDGETLFHAEKTGRFGASVILPKMIESAREQGLHISEVQSWLVGKGPGSFTGTRVGIAFAHGISTGFGTLMKGCNSGFSFLEYAIKEKPDVQSIAVLHDGRRDEVIANTFELLEGQWTEKEIFICKIAEIAEKSSEYDALVSPMPEEKLAEVNSSIPLICDVKPHIQGLCLDGHAHPKDPSEEALSLQPIYVRPAVFVEPLKTRNPQI; the protein is encoded by the coding sequence ATGATTGCACTTCTCGACACCTCAACCGACACGGCAGTTTTTGCCCTTATAAAAGACGGCGAAACATTGTTTCACGCAGAAAAAACGGGACGTTTTGGCGCCTCAGTTATTTTGCCAAAAATGATTGAATCCGCTCGCGAACAAGGGCTCCATATTTCCGAGGTCCAATCTTGGCTCGTTGGCAAAGGTCCTGGCAGTTTTACTGGCACTCGAGTTGGCATTGCTTTTGCCCACGGCATTTCTACTGGTTTTGGAACCCTCATGAAAGGTTGTAATAGCGGCTTCTCTTTCCTTGAATATGCTATTAAAGAAAAACCCGATGTTCAAAGCATCGCCGTTCTTCACGATGGACGTCGAGACGAAGTCATCGCCAATACTTTTGAACTGCTTGAAGGCCAATGGACAGAAAAAGAAATTTTCATTTGCAAAATTGCGGAGATCGCAGAAAAATCATCTGAGTATGATGCGCTGGTCAGCCCCATGCCTGAAGAAAAACTCGCTGAAGTCAATTCCTCGATTCCTCTCATTTGCGATGTAAAACCGCATATCCAAGGCTTATGCCTCGATGGCCACGCCCATCCCAAAGATCCAAGTGAAGAAGCCCTAAGCCTACAGCCCATTTACGTGCGCCCCGCGGTATTTGTCGAACCACTTAAAACGCGCAATCCGCAAATATAA
- the cmoB gene encoding tRNA 5-methoxyuridine(34)/uridine 5-oxyacetic acid(34) synthase CmoB: protein MTDYLDLYKDEIDSEAIRELRKEPTRILNSKGNKPLVDLIEQMPDYQFTNNDFSQKAVRFGQANSLSDEKRAELKEQLKQLIPWRKGPFDIAGIEMDTEWRSDYKWDMLEGYLPNMKGQRICDIGANSGYYMYRMLADDPEFILGMDPTIKYYLQFQALQKLTAPNCLHYEAIGMEHLVHYPTFFDTIFCMGILYHHPDPVGMLRVINQSMKPGGDLIIESQAIPGDDHVALFPDETYALVKGTYFVPTANCLINWLKKAKFVDIEFFKSHPMSSNDQRKTEWMPFRSYEDFVDEETGLTVEGYPAPIRIYLRAKKKA, encoded by the coding sequence ATGACTGATTATCTCGATTTATACAAAGACGAAATTGATAGCGAGGCGATTCGCGAACTTCGCAAAGAACCCACTCGCATACTGAATTCCAAGGGTAATAAACCCTTAGTCGATCTCATTGAGCAAATGCCCGATTATCAATTCACAAATAATGACTTCAGCCAAAAAGCAGTACGTTTTGGACAAGCCAATTCCCTTAGCGACGAGAAACGCGCTGAACTCAAAGAGCAACTCAAACAATTAATTCCCTGGCGCAAAGGCCCCTTCGATATTGCGGGCATCGAGATGGATACGGAATGGCGCAGTGATTACAAATGGGACATGCTCGAAGGCTATTTACCCAATATGAAAGGCCAGCGCATTTGTGATATTGGCGCCAATTCGGGTTATTATATGTACCGTATGCTCGCCGATGACCCCGAATTTATTTTGGGCATGGACCCCACCATCAAGTACTACTTACAGTTTCAGGCTTTGCAAAAATTAACCGCCCCTAACTGTTTACACTATGAAGCTATTGGCATGGAACACCTCGTACACTACCCAACGTTCTTCGACACCATTTTCTGCATGGGCATCCTCTATCATCACCCCGATCCCGTGGGTATGTTGCGCGTTATCAATCAGAGCATGAAGCCCGGTGGTGACCTCATCATCGAGAGCCAAGCCATTCCCGGCGATGATCACGTGGCACTTTTCCCCGACGAAACTTATGCCCTCGTCAAAGGAACTTATTTTGTGCCCACGGCCAACTGCCTGATTAACTGGCTCAAAAAGGCAAAATTTGTCGATATCGAATTTTTCAAATCTCATCCCATGAGCTCAAATGATCAGCGCAAAACTGAATGGATGCCCTTCCGTTCCTACGAAGATTTTGTCGATGAAGAAACGGGCTTAACTGTTGAGGGCTATCCCGCTCCCATACGTATCTATTTACGCGCCAAGAAAAAGGCCTGA
- a CDS encoding thiamine-phosphate kinase, which yields MTEDDFLKDLFSKLPSGDAQITVPNGDDSAAFTPTPGMQTLIACDQLIEGRHYLAETPAEICGAKLLKRNLSDIAAMGGIPRYAVLSCNVNSACSEQWLKDFHHGLLKCGEEFSVHLIGGDLASSPGPNAFSLTITGESAKPIQRCGAEDGDLLFSTGEFGLSFPSEHHLHFTPRVEEGKFLSSYAKAMIDVTDGLLLDSQRLLKASANTLDLTFLTQEIPARNFLAKDASLKESFCDGEDYELIFAVGPKRVKELIERWPFSTKLSKIGEFKKGTGKILDDEHILLNFINKGFDHFQS from the coding sequence GTGACTGAGGATGATTTTTTAAAAGATCTCTTCAGTAAGCTTCCCTCTGGCGATGCCCAAATCACTGTGCCCAATGGCGATGATAGCGCCGCTTTCACTCCGACTCCCGGAATGCAAACTCTCATTGCTTGCGACCAACTTATTGAGGGACGCCATTATTTAGCCGAAACTCCTGCCGAAATCTGCGGTGCCAAATTATTGAAGCGCAATCTCAGTGACATCGCGGCCATGGGCGGCATCCCACGTTATGCTGTGCTCAGCTGCAATGTGAATTCAGCTTGCTCGGAACAGTGGCTCAAAGACTTTCATCACGGCCTGCTTAAATGTGGCGAAGAATTTTCAGTTCACCTCATCGGTGGCGACCTAGCTTCCAGTCCCGGGCCCAACGCCTTTAGCCTTACGATTACTGGGGAGAGTGCCAAGCCCATTCAACGTTGTGGCGCTGAAGACGGCGATCTACTTTTTTCCACAGGCGAATTTGGGCTCTCTTTCCCAAGTGAACATCATCTTCACTTCACCCCTCGTGTGGAAGAAGGGAAATTCCTCTCTAGCTACGCCAAAGCAATGATTGATGTGACTGATGGCTTGCTCTTGGACTCACAACGCCTGCTTAAAGCTTCTGCAAATACACTTGATTTAACTTTCTTGACTCAAGAAATTCCCGCTCGAAATTTTTTAGCGAAAGATGCCTCACTCAAAGAAAGCTTCTGTGATGGCGAGGATTACGAACTCATTTTTGCTGTAGGTCCCAAGCGAGTAAAAGAACTCATTGAGCGATGGCCCTTTAGCACAAAACTCAGTAAAATTGGCGAGTTTAAAAAAGGCACTGGAAAAATCCTTGATGACGAGCACATTCTTCTGAATTTTATTAACAAAGGTTTCGACCATTTTCAATCATGA
- a CDS encoding methylenetetrahydrofolate reductase → MTQDDDQLNINFNESNPFQDALAGGKFSVVVEVAPPLEGEGDSDNMFSLEKIAEECSRHEEIVGIAVNDRIQGPTHIPAWKLAQRLSKISTKPAISHISGQGHDQESFEEEVAAASSAGINNLLLISGTLQEGEEKYFESTEQLRNCTAKHENINTGAAVNPFKYSVNSSFAQYLKMIQKISSGAKFITTQAGLDMRKYDELLRFCTHREITVPLIARLNLISHDCLPMITDLQMEPGVPLSREISSLVLRELNEAQDHSSFMNIQLRRLCLQINACALMGYSGVQIKGIKNAVELHQVMIRMRACMEEIISLEQFYQEWDALNQSVSFSPGSSIVQSLPNQDLKSSNHAQTGTYYIYKKSELRPVDESLSSDNTDDLIYADFNHPSEFEVFRTKLAKKLNLDEKDGSIARLLKKTITGISDDSPADLAKTQFTDLSACPKKLIHGCCGGTRSDDLCEDGKSSCIHLARIGMAASLNQLDLLEQPSD, encoded by the coding sequence ATGACTCAAGACGATGATCAATTAAATATTAACTTTAACGAAAGCAACCCCTTCCAAGATGCATTAGCAGGAGGAAAATTTTCTGTTGTCGTTGAAGTCGCTCCTCCACTCGAAGGTGAAGGCGATAGCGATAATATGTTCAGTCTCGAAAAAATTGCCGAAGAATGCTCACGACACGAAGAAATTGTCGGTATAGCAGTGAATGACCGTATACAAGGCCCTACGCACATACCCGCTTGGAAATTAGCACAACGCTTGAGTAAAATTTCGACGAAGCCCGCCATATCACATATTAGTGGCCAAGGTCATGACCAAGAAAGTTTTGAAGAAGAAGTGGCGGCTGCTAGCTCTGCAGGCATAAACAACCTACTCCTGATCAGCGGAACGCTTCAGGAAGGTGAAGAAAAGTACTTTGAAAGCACTGAGCAACTACGGAATTGCACTGCAAAACACGAAAACATAAATACTGGCGCTGCGGTCAATCCCTTTAAATACTCAGTTAATAGTAGTTTTGCCCAATATTTGAAGATGATCCAAAAGATCAGCTCAGGCGCTAAATTCATCACCACGCAAGCGGGCCTCGATATGAGAAAGTATGATGAGCTCCTACGTTTTTGCACTCACCGCGAAATTACCGTTCCGCTCATTGCTCGCCTCAATTTAATTTCTCATGATTGCTTGCCGATGATCACCGACCTGCAAATGGAACCCGGCGTCCCCCTTTCTCGCGAAATTTCTTCCTTAGTTCTTCGCGAACTCAACGAAGCTCAAGATCATTCTTCCTTCATGAACATTCAATTGCGTCGCCTCTGTCTGCAAATCAATGCTTGCGCACTCATGGGCTATAGTGGAGTTCAAATTAAAGGCATTAAAAATGCTGTCGAACTGCACCAAGTGATGATTCGCATGCGTGCTTGCATGGAAGAAATTATTAGCTTAGAACAATTTTACCAAGAATGGGACGCGCTCAATCAATCCGTCTCCTTCTCCCCGGGAAGTAGCATTGTGCAATCTCTCCCCAATCAAGATTTAAAAAGCTCGAACCACGCTCAAACAGGCACTTATTACATCTACAAAAAATCAGAATTGCGTCCCGTTGATGAATCTTTGAGTAGCGATAATACCGACGACCTGATCTACGCCGACTTCAACCACCCTTCGGAATTTGAAGTTTTCCGTACTAAGCTCGCAAAAAAACTCAATCTCGATGAAAAAGATGGCTCTATTGCACGCCTCCTCAAAAAAACGATAACGGGGATTTCAGACGATAGTCCTGCGGACTTAGCAAAAACTCAATTCACCGACCTCAGTGCTTGCCCGAAAAAGCTCATTCATGGCTGCTGCGGTGGCACTAGGAGTGATGACCTTTGCGAAGACGGCAAAAGTAGCTGTATTCACTTAGCGCGAATTGGCATGGCCGCGAGCCTCAACCAACTCGATTTACTGGAGCAACCAAGTGACTGA